A region from the Inhella inkyongensis genome encodes:
- a CDS encoding ECF-type sigma factor, whose protein sequence is MSLPPAWEQAYPELKRIARARLYASGRAAGLNTTALVHESFLKLAGGSLEFPSHGHFYAYAARVMHSVIVDSLRQQQAQRRGGEASLLPLDTAIEADLAAPEPEGLQVHAALAQLAALEPRLAQVVEMRYFGGFSEAEIGEALGLNERTVRRDWDKARALLRTLL, encoded by the coding sequence ATGAGCCTGCCTCCGGCCTGGGAGCAGGCCTACCCGGAGCTCAAGCGCATTGCGCGGGCTCGGCTCTATGCCAGCGGGCGGGCGGCCGGGCTGAACACCACCGCCCTGGTGCATGAGAGTTTTCTCAAGCTGGCGGGCGGCAGCCTCGAGTTCCCAAGCCATGGGCACTTTTATGCCTATGCGGCCCGGGTGATGCACTCGGTCATCGTCGACAGCCTGCGCCAGCAACAGGCCCAGCGCCGGGGCGGCGAGGCCAGCCTGCTGCCCCTGGACACAGCCATCGAGGCCGATCTGGCCGCGCCCGAGCCCGAGGGCCTGCAAGTGCATGCCGCGCTGGCCCAGTTGGCGGCATTGGAGCCGCGCCTGGCCCAGGTCGTCGAAATGCGCTACTTCGGCGGTTTCAGTGAGGCCGAGATCGGCGAGGCCCTGGGACTGAACGAACGCACCGTGCGGCGCGACTGGGACAAGGCCCGCGCCCTGCTGCGCACCTTGCTATGA
- a CDS encoding serine/threonine-protein kinase, giving the protein MSTLPCPPERWAVFSPLIDALQALPATERAGFVESCTELDLRPALRRVLAALAQQEDSFLSHPGAGLGAPLQPGDTLGPYALLRPLGQGGMAEVWLARRADGAFERELALKLPHPELCSPAALQRFVRERDLLARLEHPHIARFYDAGVASDGRPYLALEYVDGQPLTLHCIGLSPRDKVRLLLQACDAVAHAHGLFIAHRDLKPANVLVTPAGQVRLLDFGIATLLATEGGPETTQLRAGTPRYAAPEQRLGLPCSAATDVHALGLLLCELINEQPPLPGPAAPAPLRPPGPAARRGLQDLQAIAARCLAEDPAQRYASAALLGAELRAWLDGRPTLARPIGPWRQLARLLRRHWLATALSLGLLLSLLLGGSLALRQAREAERQARRAELAQQELMSVFLGADPRRADRKPASERTLKELLDGRLQALLKQPTQDAEVLEPWLRKVSNLYAYMGEPVQAAQIEARRIQLMAARGPADPAVLDARLALVWALQGQGDWRAAQAQITELARWLDPPTTSSLQRAELDLARHDQLGAPEAPGGDLKAQRLHWLARARQGYQAHAPGDAGHGAVLMHLGQGALVDGHAAQALELADEALQRAPGPAPQEARLLALRARAHQALGHNEEALQDQLRAAELMRGSIGWSNPGAWDVLAQVLASLCRTDPARALAWNAQVDRLARQRHPTRAALLDQALQRNCPAP; this is encoded by the coding sequence ATGAGCACCCTGCCCTGCCCGCCCGAGCGTTGGGCCGTCTTCAGCCCCTTGATCGATGCCCTGCAGGCCCTGCCCGCCACGGAGCGCGCGGGCTTTGTCGAGTCCTGTACCGAACTCGACCTGCGCCCCGCCCTGCGCCGCGTGCTGGCGGCCCTGGCGCAGCAGGAGGACAGCTTCCTGAGCCATCCCGGCGCAGGCCTTGGCGCGCCGCTGCAGCCCGGCGACACCCTGGGCCCTTACGCGTTGCTGCGCCCCTTGGGCCAGGGCGGCATGGCCGAAGTGTGGCTGGCGCGGCGGGCCGACGGCGCCTTCGAGCGCGAACTGGCCCTCAAGCTGCCCCACCCCGAGCTGTGCAGCCCTGCGGCCTTGCAGCGCTTTGTGCGCGAGCGCGACCTGCTGGCCCGACTGGAGCACCCGCACATCGCGCGCTTCTACGACGCGGGCGTGGCCAGCGACGGCCGCCCCTATCTGGCGCTGGAGTATGTGGACGGGCAGCCGCTGACGCTGCATTGCATCGGATTGAGCCCGCGGGACAAGGTGCGCCTGCTGCTGCAGGCCTGCGACGCCGTGGCCCACGCCCATGGGCTCTTCATCGCCCACCGCGACCTCAAACCGGCCAATGTGCTGGTCACGCCAGCCGGCCAGGTGCGTCTGCTGGACTTCGGCATTGCCACGCTGCTGGCCACCGAGGGCGGACCGGAAACCACCCAGCTGCGCGCCGGCACGCCGCGCTACGCCGCGCCCGAGCAGCGCCTGGGCCTGCCCTGCAGTGCCGCCACCGATGTGCATGCGTTGGGCTTGTTGCTTTGCGAACTCATCAACGAACAGCCACCCTTGCCCGGGCCTGCGGCCCCCGCGCCCCTGCGCCCTCCCGGCCCCGCAGCCCGGCGCGGCCTGCAAGACCTGCAGGCCATCGCAGCGCGCTGCCTGGCCGAGGACCCGGCGCAGCGCTATGCCTCGGCCGCGCTGCTGGGAGCCGAGCTGCGCGCCTGGCTGGATGGCCGCCCGACCCTGGCCCGTCCGATCGGACCCTGGCGGCAGCTGGCCCGACTGCTGCGCCGGCACTGGCTGGCCACCGCCCTCTCCCTGGGCCTGCTGCTCAGCCTGTTGCTGGGCGGCAGCCTGGCGCTACGGCAGGCGCGCGAGGCCGAACGCCAGGCACGACGCGCCGAACTGGCGCAGCAGGAACTGATGAGCGTCTTCCTGGGCGCCGACCCCCGGCGCGCCGACCGCAAGCCGGCCAGCGAACGCACCCTCAAGGAGCTGCTGGACGGCCGCCTGCAGGCCCTGCTCAAGCAACCGACCCAGGACGCCGAAGTGCTGGAGCCCTGGCTGCGCAAGGTCAGCAACCTCTACGCCTATATGGGCGAGCCGGTGCAGGCGGCACAGATCGAGGCCCGGCGCATCCAGTTGATGGCGGCACGCGGCCCGGCCGACCCCGCCGTGCTGGACGCCCGGCTGGCCCTGGTCTGGGCCCTGCAGGGTCAGGGCGATTGGCGCGCCGCCCAAGCGCAAATCACCGAGTTGGCGCGCTGGCTCGACCCCCCGACCACCAGCAGCCTGCAAAGGGCGGAACTGGACCTGGCGCGCCACGATCAACTGGGCGCACCCGAGGCCCCGGGCGGCGACCTCAAAGCGCAGCGCCTCCACTGGCTGGCTCGCGCCCGCCAGGGCTACCAGGCCCATGCGCCGGGCGATGCTGGCCACGGCGCCGTGCTGATGCACCTGGGGCAAGGGGCGCTGGTCGACGGACACGCCGCGCAGGCCCTGGAACTCGCCGACGAAGCCCTGCAACGCGCACCCGGCCCCGCCCCACAGGAAGCCCGGCTGCTCGCCCTGCGCGCCCGCGCCCATCAGGCCCTTGGGCACAACGAGGAGGCGCTGCAGGACCAGTTGCGGGCCGCCGAGCTCATGCGGGGCTCCATCGGTTGGAGCAATCCGGGCGCCTGGGACGTGCTGGCACAGGTTCTGGCGTCCCTGTGCCGCACCGACCCCGCCCGGGCCCTGGCCTGGAACGCCCAGGTGGACCGTTTGGCGCGTCAACGCCACCCCACTCGCGCCGCGCTGCTGGACCAGGCGCTGCAGCGCAACTGCCCCGCGCCATGA
- a CDS encoding alpha/beta fold hydrolase, protein MKPTLVFAHANSYPAACYRRLFAHWQAAGYRVLALPQFGHHPDHPVDRNWQSLVDELLAFMTAELDPDAPRILVGHSLGGLLSLMAAARRHQAVQAVQGVLMLDSPYVSGWRATLLRLAQLSGRTQRQPPASVARQRRAHWPDTDALQAHFSAKPLFQAWHPEVLQDYLHHGFEPDPQRGGLRLVFRPEVEAQIYATVPAELPRLTAALTRPMAFIAGQHSREMRMGGIQATRRRVGALYREIEGSHLFPFEHPDRTAALSLELLRALSEAGGPDRRPG, encoded by the coding sequence ATGAAACCCACTCTGGTCTTTGCCCACGCCAACAGCTACCCGGCGGCCTGCTACCGCCGGCTGTTCGCGCATTGGCAGGCCGCCGGCTACCGCGTGCTGGCACTGCCGCAGTTCGGCCACCACCCCGACCATCCGGTGGACCGCAATTGGCAGTCCTTGGTGGACGAGTTGTTGGCTTTCATGACGGCCGAGCTCGACCCTGACGCTCCGCGCATCCTGGTCGGCCACTCGCTGGGCGGCCTGCTCAGCCTGATGGCAGCAGCCCGCCGCCATCAGGCTGTACAAGCCGTGCAGGGCGTGCTGATGCTGGACTCGCCCTATGTCAGCGGCTGGCGTGCGACCCTGCTGCGCCTGGCCCAGCTCAGCGGCCGCACTCAGCGCCAACCGCCGGCCTCGGTGGCGCGCCAGCGTCGTGCCCACTGGCCCGACACCGACGCCCTGCAAGCCCACTTTAGCGCCAAACCCCTGTTCCAAGCCTGGCATCCCGAGGTGTTGCAGGACTATCTGCATCACGGCTTCGAACCCGACCCGCAGCGCGGTGGGCTGCGCCTGGTGTTTCGCCCCGAGGTCGAGGCGCAGATCTATGCCACCGTGCCCGCCGAACTGCCCCGCCTGACGGCTGCGCTGACGCGGCCTATGGCCTTCATAGCCGGACAACACAGCCGTGAGATGCGCATGGGCGGCATCCAGGCCACGCGCCGCCGCGTGGGCGCGCTCTACCGCGAGATCGAAGGCAGCCACCTGTTCCCCTTCGAACACCCCGACCGAACGGCCGCGCTGAGCCTGGAGTTGCTACGCGCGCTTTCCGAAGCGGGAGGGCCCGACCGCAGACCCGGGTAA
- a CDS encoding CTP synthase: protein MTKYVFVTGGVVSSLGKGVAAASLAALLESRGLKVTLIKLDPYINVDPGTMSPFQHGEVFVTDDGAETDLDLGHYERFITTRMKRANNFTTGQIYKSVLEKERRGDYLGKTVQVIPHITNEIQDFVKRGAGAGTDDAVDVAIVEIGGTVGDIESLPFLEAARQMSLRMGPTNTAFVHLTYVPWIAAAGELKTKPTQHTVQKLREIGIQPDALLCRADRRIPEDEREKISLFTNVPEYGVISMWDVNTIYKVPRVLHEQGLDQLICTKLQLSTRSTDLSRWDTLVKEVEHPQHEVRIAMCGKYTDLSDSYKSLNEALRHAGIHNHARVNIEYLDSEVLENGSVDHLAQFDAILVPGGFGKRGVEGKIRAAQFAREHKIPYLGICLGMQVATIEYARHMAGLEGANSSEMDPEAKHKVIALIDEWQDADGSIQKRDANSDLGGTMRLGAQSSDVKPGTIAHAIYGDVVTERHRHRYEANEHYLDKLQAAGLVISAITQREKLTEIVELPQTVHPWYVGVQFHPEFKSTPWDGHPLFIAYIKAALTQKESKAS from the coding sequence ATGACCAAATACGTATTCGTCACCGGCGGTGTGGTGTCCTCTTTGGGCAAGGGCGTGGCGGCGGCGTCGCTGGCCGCCCTACTCGAATCGCGCGGCCTCAAAGTCACGCTGATCAAGCTGGACCCCTACATCAACGTCGATCCGGGCACCATGAGCCCGTTCCAGCACGGTGAGGTTTTCGTCACCGACGACGGCGCCGAGACCGATCTGGATCTGGGCCACTACGAGCGCTTCATCACCACGCGGATGAAGCGGGCCAACAACTTCACCACCGGCCAGATCTACAAATCGGTGCTAGAAAAAGAGCGCCGCGGCGACTACCTGGGCAAGACGGTGCAGGTGATCCCGCACATCACCAACGAGATCCAGGACTTTGTGAAGCGCGGCGCCGGCGCCGGCACCGATGATGCGGTGGATGTGGCCATCGTTGAGATCGGCGGCACGGTGGGCGACATCGAGTCCCTGCCCTTCCTGGAGGCCGCGCGCCAGATGAGCCTGCGCATGGGCCCGACCAACACGGCCTTCGTGCACCTGACCTATGTGCCCTGGATCGCCGCTGCCGGTGAGCTGAAGACCAAGCCGACCCAGCACACGGTGCAAAAGCTGCGCGAGATCGGTATCCAGCCCGACGCCCTGCTGTGCCGCGCCGACCGCCGCATCCCCGAGGACGAACGCGAAAAGATTTCGCTGTTCACCAACGTGCCCGAGTACGGCGTGATCAGCATGTGGGATGTGAACACCATCTACAAGGTGCCACGCGTGCTGCATGAGCAGGGCCTGGACCAGCTGATCTGCACCAAGCTGCAGCTCTCCACCCGCAGCACCGACCTGTCGCGCTGGGACACCCTGGTCAAGGAAGTGGAGCACCCGCAGCATGAGGTGCGCATCGCCATGTGCGGCAAGTACACCGACTTGTCGGACAGCTACAAATCGCTCAACGAAGCCCTGCGCCACGCCGGCATCCACAACCACGCCCGCGTCAACATCGAGTACCTGGACTCCGAGGTGCTGGAGAACGGCTCGGTGGACCATCTGGCGCAGTTCGACGCCATCCTGGTGCCCGGTGGCTTTGGCAAGCGCGGTGTGGAGGGCAAGATCCGTGCCGCCCAGTTCGCCCGCGAGCACAAGATTCCCTACCTGGGCATCTGCCTGGGGATGCAGGTGGCCACCATCGAGTACGCGCGCCATATGGCCGGGCTGGAAGGTGCCAACAGCTCCGAGATGGACCCCGAGGCCAAGCACAAGGTCATCGCCCTCATCGACGAATGGCAGGATGCCGACGGCTCGATCCAGAAGCGCGACGCCAACAGCGATCTGGGCGGCACCATGCGCCTGGGCGCCCAAAGCTCGGATGTGAAGCCCGGCACCATTGCCCACGCCATCTATGGCGATGTGGTGACCGAGCGCCACCGCCACCGCTACGAGGCCAACGAGCATTACCTGGACAAGCTGCAGGCCGCCGGCCTGGTGATCTCGGCCATCACCCAGCGCGAGAAGCTGACCGAGATCGTCGAACTGCCGCAAACCGTTCACCCCTGGTATGTGGGCGTGCAGTTCCACCCCGAGTTCAAGAGCACGCCCTGGGATGGGCACCCGCTCTTCATCGCCTACATCAAGGCGGCGCTGACCCAGAAGGAGTCCAAGGCATCATGA
- the kdsA gene encoding 3-deoxy-8-phosphooctulonate synthase, whose amino-acid sequence MKLCGFDVGLDKPFFLIAGPCVVESEQLQVDAAGQLKEMTAALGIPFIFKSSFDKANRTSATAFRGLGMEKGLEILAKVRKELNVPVLTDVHREDEIATVAQFVDVLQTPALLARQTDFIQAVARSGKPVNIKKGQFMAPGDMKNVIDKARIAAREAGLEPNAFMACERGVSFGYNNLVSDMRSLAIMRETGAPVVFDATHSVQLPGGQGTSSGGLREFVPVLARAAVGVGISGLFMETHPDPNKALCDGPNAVPLKHMRALLEQLVALDRVVKAQPLLENDFNA is encoded by the coding sequence ATGAAGCTCTGCGGTTTCGACGTCGGGCTCGACAAGCCCTTTTTTCTCATCGCCGGACCCTGCGTGGTCGAGAGCGAGCAACTGCAAGTGGACGCGGCTGGTCAGCTCAAGGAAATGACCGCTGCCCTGGGCATCCCCTTCATTTTCAAGTCCAGCTTTGACAAGGCAAACCGCACCAGCGCTACGGCCTTCCGCGGTCTGGGCATGGAAAAGGGCCTGGAAATCCTGGCCAAGGTGCGCAAGGAGCTGAACGTGCCCGTGCTCACCGATGTGCACCGCGAGGACGAAATCGCCACGGTCGCCCAGTTCGTCGATGTGCTGCAGACCCCTGCGCTGCTGGCCCGCCAGACCGATTTCATCCAGGCAGTGGCGCGCTCGGGCAAGCCGGTGAACATCAAGAAGGGCCAGTTCATGGCCCCGGGCGATATGAAAAACGTCATCGACAAGGCCCGCATCGCTGCGCGCGAGGCCGGACTGGAGCCGAATGCCTTCATGGCCTGCGAGCGCGGTGTGAGCTTTGGCTACAACAACTTGGTCAGTGACATGCGCAGCTTGGCCATCATGCGCGAGACCGGCGCTCCAGTTGTGTTCGATGCCACGCACAGCGTGCAGCTGCCAGGTGGGCAAGGAACGAGCAGCGGTGGCCTGCGCGAGTTCGTGCCGGTGCTGGCCCGGGCCGCAGTGGGCGTGGGCATCAGCGGCCTGTTCATGGAAACCCACCCTGACCCGAACAAGGCGCTATGCGACGGCCCCAACGCTGTGCCCCTGAAGCACATGCGCGCGCTGCTGGAACAGCTGGTGGCGCTCGACCGCGTGGTCAAGGCGCAGCCCCTGCTTGAAAACGACTTCAACGCCTGA
- a CDS encoding DUF1330 domain-containing protein, which yields MSTPAYALITVKIVDPEIFKAYMAAAPATIAACGGEYLVRGGAFETVEGEWNPARITVLRFPSMEQARAWYFGEGYTQARALRQSATEYFNVTLVEGYAPA from the coding sequence GTGAGCACCCCCGCCTACGCCCTCATCACCGTCAAGATCGTCGACCCCGAGATCTTCAAGGCCTATATGGCCGCCGCGCCCGCCACCATTGCGGCCTGCGGCGGCGAGTACTTGGTGCGTGGCGGCGCCTTCGAGACGGTCGAGGGCGAGTGGAACCCGGCCCGCATCACCGTGCTGCGCTTTCCCAGCATGGAACAGGCGCGTGCCTGGTACTTTGGCGAGGGCTATACGCAGGCGCGCGCACTTCGCCAAAGTGCCACCGAGTATTTCAATGTCACGCTGGTCGAGGGCTACGCACCCGCCTGA
- the eno gene encoding phosphopyruvate hydratase, translating into MSAIVDIVGREILDSRGNPTVECDVLLESGTLGRAAVPSGASTGSREAIELRDGDKSRYLGKGVLKAVEHINTEISEAVLGLDAAEQAFLDKTLIDLDGTENKSRLGANAMLAVSMAVARAAAEEAGLPLYRYFGGMGGCQLPVPMMNVVNGGAHANNNLDLQELMIVPVGATSFREALRWGAEVFHALKKIIHDQGMSIAVGDEGGFAPNVPSHEAAIQMILQAIEAAGYTAGTQIALALDCAASEFHKDGLYVLEGEGGIKLTAAQWTDMLATWVDKYPIISIEDGMAEGDWDGWKLLTERLGKKVQLVGDDLFVTNTKILKEGIDKGIANSILIKINQIGTLTETFAAIEMAKRAGYTAVISHRSGETEDNTIADIAVGLNAGQIKTGSLSRSDRMAKYNQLLRIEEDLGEVAVYPGRSAFYNLK; encoded by the coding sequence ATGAGCGCCATTGTTGACATCGTCGGCCGCGAAATCCTGGATAGCCGCGGCAACCCCACCGTTGAATGCGACGTGCTGCTGGAAAGCGGCACCCTGGGCCGCGCTGCGGTCCCGAGCGGCGCCAGCACCGGCAGCCGCGAGGCCATCGAACTGCGCGACGGCGACAAGAGCCGCTACCTGGGCAAGGGCGTGCTCAAGGCCGTCGAGCACATCAACACCGAAATCAGCGAGGCCGTTCTGGGCCTGGACGCCGCTGAACAAGCCTTCCTGGACAAGACCCTGATCGACCTGGACGGCACCGAGAACAAGAGCCGCCTGGGCGCCAACGCCATGCTGGCCGTCTCGATGGCCGTGGCGCGTGCCGCGGCCGAGGAAGCCGGTCTGCCGCTCTACCGCTACTTCGGCGGCATGGGCGGCTGCCAACTGCCGGTGCCGATGATGAACGTCGTCAACGGCGGCGCACACGCCAACAACAACCTGGACCTGCAAGAGCTGATGATCGTCCCCGTGGGCGCCACCAGCTTCCGCGAAGCCTTGCGCTGGGGCGCCGAGGTCTTCCACGCGCTCAAGAAGATCATCCACGACCAGGGCATGAGCATCGCTGTCGGTGACGAAGGCGGCTTCGCCCCCAATGTGCCCAGCCATGAGGCCGCGATCCAGATGATCCTGCAGGCCATCGAGGCCGCCGGTTACACCGCCGGCACCCAGATCGCGCTGGCCCTGGACTGCGCCGCCAGCGAGTTCCACAAGGACGGCCTCTATGTGCTGGAAGGCGAAGGCGGCATCAAGCTGACCGCCGCCCAGTGGACCGACATGCTGGCCACCTGGGTGGACAAGTACCCCATCATCTCGATCGAAGACGGCATGGCCGAGGGCGACTGGGACGGCTGGAAACTGCTGACCGAGCGTCTGGGCAAGAAGGTGCAGCTGGTGGGTGACGACCTCTTCGTCACCAACACCAAGATCCTGAAGGAAGGCATCGACAAGGGCATCGCCAACTCGATCCTGATCAAGATCAACCAGATCGGCACCCTGACCGAGACCTTCGCCGCGATTGAGATGGCCAAGCGCGCCGGCTACACCGCCGTGATCTCGCACCGCTCGGGCGAGACCGAGGACAACACCATTGCCGACATCGCGGTGGGCCTGAATGCCGGCCAGATCAAGACCGGCTCGCTGTCGCGCTCGGACCGCATGGCCAAGTACAACCAGCTACTGCGCATCGAAGAAGACCTGGGCGAAGTGGCCGTATACCCGGGCCGTTCCGCCTTCTACAACCTGAAGTAA
- a CDS encoding septum formation initiator family protein, translating to MRFIAVLLALGLLWVQAQTWFGQRSAARVAELRTQLQQQEQANAQAREAQTRARAELKDLREGLEMVEEKARSELGMVKPDEIYVKLK from the coding sequence ATGCGCTTCATCGCCGTGCTGCTGGCACTGGGCCTGCTCTGGGTGCAGGCCCAGACCTGGTTCGGCCAGCGCTCGGCCGCGCGCGTGGCCGAGCTGCGCACCCAGCTGCAGCAGCAGGAGCAGGCCAATGCCCAGGCCAGAGAGGCCCAGACCCGCGCGCGCGCCGAACTCAAGGACCTGCGCGAAGGCCTGGAGATGGTCGAGGAAAAGGCCCGCTCCGAGTTGGGCATGGTCAAGCCCGACGAGATCTACGTCAAACTGAAGTGA
- the pnuC gene encoding nicotinamide riboside transporter PnuC: MDLLLSPAFTAWGAPFTWLELLAFVLSIAMVLGNMRQWLMAWPLAAASSLLYALLFWNGKLYGEAALQLFFVAMAAWGFAQWWRGRTQLEMTVRRMGARAWAWSLATIALGAPALGYWLDQRTDSPLPYWDALPTVASVVATVLLGRKYIENWPFWVAINAVSVVLFVLKAYWLTVILYAAFIPLALWGWREWARASRGTAASA; this comes from the coding sequence ATGGATCTCCTTCTTTCCCCCGCCTTCACGGCCTGGGGCGCACCCTTCACGTGGCTGGAGCTGCTGGCCTTTGTGCTCTCCATCGCGATGGTGCTGGGCAATATGCGGCAGTGGCTGATGGCCTGGCCGCTGGCGGCGGCTTCCTCGCTGCTCTACGCCTTGCTCTTTTGGAACGGCAAGCTCTATGGCGAGGCGGCGCTGCAGCTTTTCTTCGTGGCCATGGCGGCTTGGGGTTTTGCGCAGTGGTGGCGTGGGCGCACGCAGCTTGAGATGACCGTGCGCCGCATGGGCGCGCGGGCCTGGGCCTGGAGCCTGGCCACCATCGCGCTCGGCGCCCCGGCCCTGGGTTACTGGCTGGACCAGCGCACCGACTCCCCCCTGCCCTATTGGGACGCCCTGCCCACCGTGGCCAGTGTGGTGGCCACCGTGCTGCTGGGGCGCAAGTACATCGAGAACTGGCCCTTCTGGGTTGCCATCAATGCGGTCTCGGTGGTGCTCTTCGTGCTCAAGGCCTATTGGCTGACGGTCATCCTCTACGCCGCCTTCATCCCCCTGGCCCTTTGGGGCTGGCGCGAGTGGGCGCGTGCCTCGCGCGGCACGGCAGCTTCGGCATGA
- a CDS encoding AAA family ATPase yields the protein MSWKIALLGAECTGKSSLTQMLGQRLADLRVATVAEYLREWCDSTGRTPLQSEQALIAAEQRRRITLASAAHPLVVADTTPLMTALYSIHYFQDDSALDAAVEEQRGFDLTLLCSPSGVPWQADGHQRESPHVRAATHAELHQLLRDRGLPFTVLAGPLAERAALAEALIRALPRRDQRQGAPTEAQELQGLWACACCDWPHAEQRLRQTAPTG from the coding sequence ATGAGTTGGAAGATCGCGCTGCTGGGCGCTGAGTGCACGGGCAAGAGCAGCCTGACCCAGATGCTGGGCCAGCGGTTGGCGGATCTGCGTGTCGCCACGGTGGCTGAATATCTGCGCGAGTGGTGCGACAGCACGGGCCGCACGCCCCTGCAGTCTGAACAGGCGCTGATCGCCGCTGAGCAGCGCCGCCGCATCACGCTGGCCTCGGCCGCCCACCCCCTGGTGGTGGCCGACACCACGCCGCTGATGACGGCGCTCTACAGCATCCACTACTTCCAAGACGACAGCGCGCTGGACGCCGCCGTAGAAGAACAGCGCGGCTTTGACCTGACCCTGCTGTGCAGCCCCAGCGGCGTGCCCTGGCAGGCCGATGGGCACCAGCGCGAATCCCCCCATGTGCGCGCCGCCACCCATGCCGAGCTGCACCAGCTGCTGCGCGACCGCGGCCTGCCCTTCACCGTGCTGGCCGGCCCACTGGCGGAGCGTGCGGCCTTGGCCGAGGCCTTGATCCGGGCCCTGCCCCGGCGCGATCAGAGGCAAGGCGCCCCCACTGAGGCCCAAGAGCTCCAAGGGCTTTGGGCCTGCGCCTGCTGCGACTGGCCGCACGCCGAACAGCGCCTGCGCCAGACTGCCCCTACGGGCTGA